One region of Quercus lobata isolate SW786 chromosome 2, ValleyOak3.0 Primary Assembly, whole genome shotgun sequence genomic DNA includes:
- the LOC115975438 gene encoding protein NRT1/ PTR FAMILY 5.10-like, with amino-acid sequence MDIPLVSLSDTVDGAVDHKGRPVLRSNTGGWRSAYFIIGVEVAERFAYYGISANLITYLTGPLGQSTATAAENVNVWSGTASLLPLLGAFLADSFLGRYRTIVVASLIYILGLGLLTVSAMLPFLSTSDYIDANKIMLRSTCQLQVILFFLSLYLVAVGQGGHKPCVQAFGADQFDGLDPEECKAKSSFFNWWYFGICGGAAITNLVTCYIQENLSWGLGFGIPCILMVAALGVFLLGTKTYRYSVKGDEKSPFLRIGLVFVAAVKNWRTTPLPIIIEEEAHATLPHHSSEQFKFLNKALLSPDGSKEEGKVCSFSNIEEAKTVLRLVPIWVTSLGYAVVYAQISTFFTKQGATMDRTIFPGFEIPAASLQFFVNLSIILVIPIYDRIFVPIARAFTRNPSGITMLQRIGIGMLFSAICIVVAALVEMKRLKIAKEYELVDMPNVTIPMSAWWLLPQYVLSGIADVFTVVGLQEFFYDQVPIELRSVGLALYLSIFGFGNFLSSFLVSVIEEVTGRDGKNSWFADNLNRAHLDYFYWVLAGLSAIALAAYVYFAKSYIYNRKSTT; translated from the exons ATGGACATCCCACTTGTGTCACTGTCAGACACCGTGGATGGTGCCGTAGACCACAAAGGCCGCCCAGTCCTCCGATCGAACACTGGTGGCTGGAGGTCAGCATATTTCATCATAG GTGTGGAAGTGGCGGAGAGGTTTGCATACTATGGGATAAGCGCGAACTTGATAACGTACTTGACGGGACCGCTGGGTCAGTCCACAGCCACTGCGGCGGAGAACGTTAACGTATGGTCCGGAACAGCGTCGTTGCTTCCTCTTTTGGGAGCATTCCTGGCCGATTCATTTCTGGGTCGCTACCGCACCATTGTCGTTGCTTCTCTTATCTACATCTTG GGACTAGGCTTGTTGACTGTGTCGGCTATGCTTCCTTTTCTAAGCACTTCTGATTACATAGACGCCAACAAAATTATGTTACGTTCTACTTGTCAGCTCCAAGTAATCTTATTCTTCTTATCTCTATATCTAGTTGCAGTTGGGCAAGGTGGACACAAGCCTTGTGTTCAGGCTTTTGGAGCTGATCAGTTTGATGGACTAGATCCTGAGGAGTGCAAAGCCAAAAGCTCATTCTTCAACTGGTGGTATTTTGGTATATGTGGGGGTGCTGCTATTACAAATTTGGTCACGTGCTATATACAAGAAAACCTTAGTTGGGGTCTGGGATTTGGAATTCCTTGTATTCTAATGGTTGCTGCATTGGGCGTTTTCTTGCTCGGTACCAAGACTTATCGATATAGTGTTAAAGGGGATGAGAAAAGCCCATTTCTCAGGATTGGTCTAGTCTTTGTTGCTGCTGTTAAAAATTGGCGGACTACCCCTTTGCCAATAATTATTGAAGAGGAAGCTCATGCAACCCTGCCACACCATAGCTCTGAACAATTCAA GTTTCTTAACAAAGCCTTGTTATCCCCAGATGGttcaaaagaagaaggaaaggtTTGTTCTTTCAGTAACATTGAAGAAGCAAAGACTGTTCTTAGGCTTGTTCCAATATGGGTTACGAGCTTGGGATATGCTGTTGTGTATGCTCAGATCTCAACTTTCTTTACCAAGCAAGGTGCTACTATGGACAGAACAATTTTTCCTGGTTTTGAGATACCAGCTGCTTCACTGCAGTTCTTTGTCAACCTGTCCATTATTCTCGTCATTCCTATATATGATCGCATCTTTGTTCCTATAGCAAGAGCTTTTACTAGAAATCCCTCTGGTATCACGATGTTACAGAGAATTGGAATTGGGATGCTTTTCTCTGCCATTTGCATTGTAGTTGCAGCTCTAGTTGAAATGAAAAGGCTCAAAATTGCTAAAGAATATGAGCTAGTTGATATGCCAAATGTGACTATTCCAATGAGTGCATGGTGGCTTCTTCCTCAATATGTTCTGTCAGGAATTGCTGATGTTTTCACTGTGGTTGGCCTACAAGAATTCTTCTATGATCAGGTCCCAATTGAATTAAGAAGTGTGGGCCTCGCCCTCTATCTCAGTATTTTTGGGTTCGGGAATTTTTTGAGTAGCTTTCTCGTCTCTGTCATTGAAGAAGTGACCGGCAGGGATGGCAAAAATAGTTGGTTTGCTGATAATCTTAATCGGGCACATCTTGATTACTTCTATTGGGTACTTGCAGGACTCAGTGCAATAGCATTGGCTGCATATGTATATTTTGCAAAATCTTATATTTATAATAGGAAAAGTACAACATAG